The Chaetodon auriga isolate fChaAug3 chromosome 3, fChaAug3.hap1, whole genome shotgun sequence genome has a window encoding:
- the LOC143317253 gene encoding trace amine-associated receptor 13c-like produces MESVEAADLCMPPLNTSCRSMSVTPEAMFIKTLLSCITLLTVTLNLLVIISISHFRKLQTPTNLILLSLAVSDLLVGLTVMPYAIILLQSCWFQDKISCALMYLSCFILTSASVGNMVLISMDRYVAICYPLRYSSMVTPSRVKTCVSLCWTCSVIYNTIILKDYLSQIHLSNSCYQECKVIITYISGALDLLLTFFGPVTVIIVLYVRVFVVAVSQARVMRSQISAVKSHVVTVKKSEMRAARTLGIILLVFILCLCPYYIPSLTGQDTTGGLESSAQGWLFYCNSSFNPLIYAFFYPWFRKAVKLIVSLQILQPGSREAKIMLR; encoded by the exons ATGGagtcagtggaagcagctgatcTCTGTATGCCTCCACTCAACACCTCCTGCAGGTCAATGTCTGTTACTCCTGAGGCCATGttcatcaaaacactgctgtcctgtATCACCCTGCTCACTGTGACACTCAACTTGTtggtcatcatctccatctcccactTCAG GAAGCTCCAGACCCCCACcaatctcatcctcctctccctggctgtgtctgacttgCTGGTGGGCCTTACAGTGATGCCATATGCAATCATtctgctgcagtcctgctgGTTTCAAGATAAAATCTCATGTGCTCTTATGTACCTGTCTTGCTTCAtcctcacctctgcctctgttggcAACATGGTGCTCATATCAATGGACCGCTATGTGGCTATTTGTTATCCTCTGCGTTATTCTTCCATGGTAACACCAAGCAGAGTTAAaacctgtgtgtctctgtgttggacCTGTTCTGTTATCTACAACACTATAATACTGAAAGATTACTTGTCACAAATACATTTGTCTAATTCCTGCTACCAAGAATGTAAAGTTATCATAACCTACATTTCAGGGGCATTAGACTTGCTTCTCACTTTTTTCGGCCCTGTTACTGTGATCATAGTTCTCtatgtgagagtgtttgtggtGGCTGTGTCACAGGCACGTGTCATGAGGTCTCAaatttcagctgtaaaatcaCATGTTGTAACTGTTAAGAAAtcagagatgagagctgctaGAACTCTTGGTATTATCCTTCTTGTGTTTATACTTTGTCTGTGTCCATACTACATCCCTTCTCTAACAGGACAGGACACCACAGGTGGTCTCGAGTCATCAGCTCAAGGTTGGCTGTTCTATTGTAACTCCAGTTTTAATCCTCTGATCTATGCCTTTTTCTACCCCTGGTTTAGAAAAGCAGTTAAACTCATTGTCAGCCTTCAGAtactgcagccaggttccaGAGAGGCCAAGATCATGTTGAGATAA
- the LOC143317971 gene encoding trace amine-associated receptor 13c-like, translating into MESVEAADLCMPPLNTSCRSMSVTPEAMFIKTLLSCIALLTVTLNLLVIISISHFRQLQTPTNLILLSLAVSDLLVGLTVMPYAIILLQPCWFQHKISCALLYLSGFIITSASVGNMVLISMDRYVAICYPLRYSSMVTPSRVQICVSLCWTCSVIYNTIILKDYLSQIHLSNSCYQECTIVINYISGAVDLLLTFFGPVTVIIVLYVRVFVVAVSQARVMRSQISAVKSITVTVKKSEMRAATTLGIILLVFILCLCPYYIPSLTGQDTTGGVESSAQCWLFYCNSSFNPLIYAFFYPWFRKSVKLIVSLQILQPGSREAKIMLR; encoded by the exons ATGGagtcagtggaagcagctgatcTCTGTATGCCTCCACTCAACACCTCCTGCAGGTCAATGTCTGTTACTCCTGAAGCCATGttcatcaaaacactgctgtcctgtatcgctctgctcactgtgacacTCAACTTGTtggtcatcatctccatctcccactTCAG GCAGCTCCAGACCCCCACcaatctcatcctcctctccctggctgtgtctgacttgCTGGTGGGCCTTACTGTGATGCCATATGCAATCATtctgctgcagccctgctggTTTCAGCATAAAATCTCATGTGCTCTTTTGTACCTGTCTGGCTTCATCatcacctctgcctctgttggcAACATGGTGCTCATATCAATGGACCGCTATGTGGCTATTTGTTACCCTCTGCGTTATTCTTCCATGGTGACACCAAGCAGagttcaaatctgtgtgtctctgtgttggacCTGTTCTGTTATCTACAACACTATAATACTGAAAGATTACTTGTCACAAATACATTTGTCTAATTCCTGCTACCAAGAATGTACAATTGTCATAAACTACATTTCGGGGGCAGTAGACTTGCTTCTCACCTTTTTCGGCCCTGTTACTGTGATCATAGTTCTCtatgtgagagtgtttgtggtGGCTGTGTCACAGGCACGTGTCATGAGGTCTCAAATTTCAGCTGTCAAATCAATTACTGTGACTGTTAAGAAATCTGAGATGAGAGCTGCTACAACTCTTGGTATTATCCTTCTTGTGTTTATACTTTGTCTGTGTCCATACTACATTCCTTCTCTAACAGGACAGGACACCACAGGTGGTGTCGAGTCATCAGCTCAATGTTGGCTGTTCTATTGTAACTCCAGTTTTAATCCTCTGATCTATGCCTTTTTCTACCCCTGGTTTAGAAAATCAGTTAAACTCATTGTCAGCCTTCAGATACTGCAGCCAGGTTCCCGAGAGGCCAAGATCATGTTGAGATAA